In Sphingobacterium zeae, one genomic interval encodes:
- a CDS encoding FAD:protein FMN transferase — protein MGLKWYVRLLFFSIVCRMHVQAQTPSPELHKIRLEGPAQGTQFHITYFASDSLLRRSEVDSILTAIDFSMSIYRKDSKISQFNTDSVKSIVMDNHMAKVIKASFKYHKLSHGQFDITIAPLVNLWGFGADKSPVAPDSATVLKVKELVGMQYLKVSGNRLIKKKKGVKIDVNGIAQGYTVDVLADYLERKGIANYIVEVGGEIRASGTPPSGQGFSIGIVQPDDAGGEELITAVAQLRAGALTTAGSFEKYIQYKGKKLGHHIDPVSGFPYTSDILSVSVYAKTAMEADALDNYFMGMEPDKVMTEAKKLKGVAVFVIFKNKNQTIQAIYSEGFGKLFKN, from the coding sequence ATGGGATTAAAGTGGTATGTGCGTCTCCTATTCTTTAGTATCGTTTGTCGCATGCACGTACAGGCGCAAACTCCATCGCCTGAATTACACAAAATTAGGCTGGAAGGTCCCGCACAGGGGACACAATTCCATATCACTTATTTTGCTTCCGACAGTCTTTTGCGACGGTCGGAAGTTGATAGTATATTAACGGCGATCGATTTTTCGATGTCAATATATCGCAAAGACTCGAAAATATCTCAGTTCAATACCGATTCGGTTAAGTCTATTGTCATGGATAACCACATGGCGAAGGTGATAAAAGCTTCTTTTAAGTATCATAAATTATCACATGGTCAATTTGATATTACGATTGCCCCGTTGGTCAACCTTTGGGGCTTTGGTGCCGATAAGAGTCCGGTAGCTCCAGATTCGGCGACGGTATTGAAAGTGAAGGAACTTGTTGGCATGCAGTATTTGAAGGTGAGCGGGAATCGGCTGATCAAGAAGAAAAAGGGCGTTAAAATCGATGTCAATGGTATTGCACAGGGCTATACGGTAGATGTTTTGGCGGACTATCTTGAGCGAAAGGGAATTGCGAATTATATCGTCGAGGTCGGTGGTGAAATCAGGGCTTCGGGTACGCCGCCTTCGGGACAGGGATTTTCCATTGGCATTGTTCAGCCAGATGATGCTGGCGGTGAAGAATTGATTACTGCTGTGGCGCAGCTGAGAGCAGGAGCGCTGACCACGGCAGGTAGTTTCGAAAAGTATATTCAATATAAAGGGAAAAAATTGGGACACCATATCGATCCCGTTTCAGGTTTTCCATATACGAGCGATATCCTAAGTGTCAGCGTCTATGCAAAAACTGCTATGGAAGCAGATGCACTGGATAATTATTTTATGGGCATGGAACCCGATAAAGTGATGACAGAAGCCAAAAAATTAAAAGGTGTGGCAGTATTTGTCATTTTTAAAAATAAAAATCAAACCATTCAAGCGATTTATTCGGAGGGATTTGGTAAATTATTTAAAAATTAA
- a CDS encoding hydroxypyruvate isomerase family protein: MKRSDFIKGSLLAAGAGLAGQTFASTTQHTANTMDKGKTFNLNYAPHQGMFKNHAGDNFLDEIRYMHDLGFRGIEDNGFLGRTLDEQKKIGDLLAKLGMTMGVFVVDGGQNWMPSLATGKQEYVDKFVETCKKSVEAAKYCHAKWVTVVPGFYERKLPWGNQFSNILTAMRKGAEIFEPHGLVMVLETLSDTPDLFLQQTHETYALCKAVNSPSCKILYDIYHMQRTEGDLIANMNRCWDEIAYIQIGDNPGRKEPTTGEINYKNVFKHIHSKGYKGIMGMEHGISMPGKEGEDRLVAAYREVDSFL; this comes from the coding sequence ATGAAGAGATCGGATTTTATTAAAGGTAGTCTTTTGGCCGCTGGAGCCGGACTGGCTGGTCAGACTTTTGCGTCAACAACTCAACATACAGCAAATACGATGGATAAAGGTAAAACATTCAACCTAAATTATGCCCCGCATCAGGGGATGTTTAAAAACCATGCTGGGGACAATTTTCTCGATGAAATTCGTTATATGCATGATTTGGGTTTTCGTGGTATAGAAGATAATGGTTTTTTAGGGAGAACATTGGATGAGCAGAAAAAGATCGGTGATTTGTTGGCTAAGTTAGGCATGACCATGGGGGTATTTGTGGTGGACGGCGGCCAAAACTGGATGCCATCATTGGCGACCGGCAAACAAGAGTATGTGGACAAGTTCGTCGAAACCTGCAAGAAGTCTGTTGAAGCTGCCAAATATTGCCATGCAAAATGGGTCACTGTAGTGCCCGGATTTTATGAACGTAAACTTCCCTGGGGCAATCAGTTTAGCAATATCCTAACAGCGATGCGCAAGGGTGCAGAGATCTTTGAGCCGCATGGTTTGGTGATGGTATTGGAAACCTTAAGTGATACACCAGATTTGTTTTTGCAGCAAACACATGAGACGTATGCCTTATGTAAGGCTGTGAACAGTCCGTCCTGTAAAATTTTATATGATATCTATCATATGCAACGTACTGAAGGTGATTTAATTGCCAATATGAATCGTTGTTGGGACGAAATTGCCTACATACAGATTGGTGATAACCCGGGAAGAAAAGAGCCAACTACGGGCGAAATTAATTACAAAAACGTATTTAAACATATTCACAGTAAGGGATATAAGGGGATTATGGGGATGGAACATGGTATATCCATGCCAGGTAAAGAAGGCGAGGATCGTTTGGTGGCAGCGTATCGCGAGGTGGATAGCTTTTTGTAA
- a CDS encoding MFS transporter translates to MSSTIKFKLSFMMFLEFFIWGGWFVTLGTFLSKNLHATDFEMANVFSTQSLGAIIAPFIVGMIADRYFNAERILGVLHLVGAVLMYQMYGAADMATFYPYVLAYMVLYMPTLALASSVSFRQLTNPEKQFSGIRIWGTIGWIVAGLAISYIFRWDAAASEGALKNTFLMSGVASLVLGVFSFALPKTPPVKLDEGEKPSFASIIGLDAIKLLKDRNFFIFFISSVLICIPLAFYYSNANLFLSEIGLENPTGKMTIGQASEVLFLLALPIFFTRFGFKKTILVGMLAWVIRYLLFAYGNAGELSFMLLIGIALHGICYDFFFVSGQIYTDSKAGVKYKSAAQGLITLATYGVGQLIGFWVASYVGDKYKDLKATDLAAFWNHTWVVPAIIAAVVFFIFLALFKDEKIDSTNAAH, encoded by the coding sequence ATTTCATCAACAATAAAATTTAAACTATCCTTCATGATGTTCCTCGAATTTTTTATTTGGGGGGGATGGTTTGTCACATTAGGTACTTTCTTGAGCAAAAATCTACATGCAACGGACTTTGAAATGGCCAATGTATTTTCAACACAATCATTGGGAGCAATTATCGCCCCTTTTATTGTCGGAATGATTGCCGACCGCTATTTTAATGCGGAGCGTATTTTGGGTGTTTTACACTTGGTGGGCGCAGTATTAATGTACCAAATGTATGGTGCTGCAGACATGGCTACTTTTTATCCGTATGTATTGGCTTATATGGTGCTTTATATGCCAACATTGGCTTTGGCTAGTTCAGTTTCCTTTAGGCAATTGACCAATCCGGAAAAGCAATTCTCAGGTATACGTATCTGGGGAACAATTGGTTGGATCGTAGCAGGCTTAGCAATCAGTTATATCTTTAGATGGGATGCAGCAGCATCAGAGGGTGCTTTGAAAAATACATTTTTAATGTCAGGGGTTGCTTCATTGGTACTTGGGGTATTCTCGTTTGCATTGCCTAAAACGCCTCCGGTTAAATTGGATGAAGGCGAAAAACCTTCGTTTGCATCAATCATTGGCCTGGATGCGATTAAATTATTGAAAGACAGAAACTTTTTTATATTTTTCATTTCTTCGGTATTGATCTGTATTCCATTGGCCTTTTATTACTCAAATGCAAATTTATTCCTTTCGGAGATAGGTTTGGAAAATCCAACGGGTAAGATGACTATCGGTCAGGCATCGGAAGTATTGTTCTTATTGGCTTTGCCAATTTTCTTTACGCGATTTGGCTTTAAGAAAACAATCCTTGTGGGGATGCTTGCTTGGGTAATCCGCTACCTGTTATTTGCTTATGGCAATGCGGGCGAGTTATCGTTCATGTTGTTGATCGGTATTGCATTGCACGGTATCTGTTATGACTTTTTCTTTGTTTCCGGTCAGATTTATACAGATAGCAAAGCGGGTGTTAAATACAAATCGGCTGCTCAGGGCTTAATTACTTTGGCAACGTACGGTGTTGGACAGCTGATCGGTTTCTGGGTTGCTAGTTATGTCGGAGACAAGTACAAAGATTTGAAGGCAACTGACCTGGCGGCATTTTGGAATCATACCTGGGTCGTACCAGCAATTATCGCAGCGGTGGTATTCTTTATCTTTCTAGCCCTTTTTAAGGACGAAAAGATTGATAGTACAAATGCTGCACACTAA